The Benincasa hispida cultivar B227 chromosome 9, ASM972705v1, whole genome shotgun sequence genome has a segment encoding these proteins:
- the LOC120085475 gene encoding uncharacterized protein LOC120085475 yields MEGKGSSEMQYTEIESSADCFDSSILFNIINDVSAFVLYMHQQVPSILQDMSIEFDTLHEEYKELGSELAQNELKASSRRKHTGRMREVRQGIKRMEKLMNSVSGFQVAIKSLISETPNIQEVLLILGATPLRPQYVYEMCFSHKKVVVRGADNFVKHKAAEALSRKAIRTLISKDAGSVSYPGPTKLFLLVKAPSSFNLPMHFIPKREFRYSKKIVPFKLRFKCKSQIQQMNNPGPDRESQVGTSDDLTNSSVEDSIWFQCRHAIKGLAFNRPDED; encoded by the exons ATGGAGGGAAAAGGTAGCTCAGAGATGCAGTATACGGAGATCGAATCCTCCGCCGATTGCTTCGATAGCTCCATACTCTTCAATATCATCAACGATGTCTCCGCCTTCGTCTTGTACATGCACCAACAAGTCCCTTC AATCCTACAGGATATGAGCATTGAATTTGACACTTTGCATGAAGAATATAAAGAGCTG GGAAGTGAACTGGCACAAAATGAACTAAAAGCATCATCACGACGAAAGCATACTGGCAGAATGAGGGAGGTCAGACAGGGAATTAAGAGAATGGAGAAGTTAATGAATTCAGTCTCTGGTTTTCAAGTTGCCATCAAATCGTTGATTAGTGAGACACCTAACATCCAGGAAGTCTTACTAATTCTCGGAGCAACCCCACTACGACCTCAATATGTTTATGAGATGTGCTTTTCACATAAAAAAGTTGTGGTGAGAGGTGCTGATAACTTCGTCAAGCACAAAGCAGCAGAAGCTCTTTCAAGAAAG GCTATTCGAACATTAATCTCAAAGGATGCTGGGTCTGTCTCATATCCAG GCCCTACTAAGTTATTTCTGTTGGTGAAGGCTCCTTCTTCTTTCAATCTGCCCATGCACTTCATTCCAAAACGTGAATTCCGATACAGCAAAAAG ATAGTACCTTTCAAACTACGATTTAAGTGCAAATCCCAAATCCAGCAGATGAATAATCCTGGTCCTGATCGTGAATCTCAAGTTGGAACCTCTGATGACTTAACCAACTCTTCAGTAGAAGATTCAATCTG GTTTCAATGTCGACATGCAATCAAGGGGCTAGCATTCAACAGACCTGATGAAGATTGA